The following coding sequences lie in one Myxococcus xanthus genomic window:
- a CDS encoding cytochrome B6: MSHAQEVQLRGSTSYMPVAQTEPFADVMVRMKAEKPKITARHQQLLEHRYDLGNRPARGVTMSRGKAVQEGVRVKLPQGVTWESLAAMSPEAIRDRGLFPAGFMPLPHPNHPEGGMVFPKFHIDEIKRQEGRDLTRFDLDFDLPDHLLPEFPPPIFLTTRPDLGDVSQGKLVTIMNVQELFNGLLNPKQLEGLRLLVTPFPQQQFNQTADRRSELPGRGVSCFDCHVNGHSNGATHLVGDIRPQEFRHRIDTPTLRGVNIQRLFGSQRALKTVEDFTEFEQRAAYFDGDPVIATKKGVNILERGSQVHFMAEVQALLDFPPAPKLRFDGKLDPKKATQQELRGQTLFFGKAQCSVCHLPPYYTDNLMHNLQAERFYKPRLVNGAVMGSDGPIKTFPLRGIKDSPPYLHDGRLMTLEDTVEFFNLVLETRLNAQEKKDLVAFMRTL; this comes from the coding sequence ATGTCCCACGCCCAGGAAGTGCAGCTGCGGGGCAGCACCAGCTACATGCCCGTGGCCCAGACGGAGCCCTTCGCTGACGTCATGGTGCGGATGAAGGCGGAGAAGCCCAAAATCACCGCGCGCCACCAACAGCTCCTCGAACACCGCTATGACCTGGGAAACCGTCCGGCCCGGGGCGTCACCATGTCCCGGGGGAAAGCCGTCCAGGAAGGCGTGCGGGTGAAGCTCCCGCAGGGCGTGACCTGGGAGTCCCTCGCCGCCATGAGCCCGGAGGCGATTCGAGACAGGGGGCTCTTCCCCGCGGGCTTCATGCCATTGCCCCACCCGAATCATCCGGAAGGCGGCATGGTCTTCCCCAAGTTCCACATCGATGAAATCAAGCGGCAGGAAGGGAGGGACCTCACACGGTTCGACCTCGACTTCGACCTGCCGGACCACCTGCTGCCGGAGTTCCCGCCGCCCATCTTCCTCACCACGCGCCCGGACCTGGGGGATGTCTCGCAGGGGAAGCTGGTGACCATCATGAACGTCCAGGAGCTGTTCAACGGCCTCCTGAATCCGAAGCAACTGGAAGGCCTCCGGCTGCTCGTCACGCCCTTTCCCCAGCAGCAGTTCAATCAGACCGCCGACCGCCGCTCCGAGCTGCCCGGCCGGGGCGTGAGCTGCTTCGACTGTCACGTCAACGGCCACTCCAATGGCGCCACGCACCTGGTGGGCGACATCCGGCCCCAGGAGTTCCGCCACCGCATCGATACGCCGACGCTCCGCGGGGTGAACATCCAGCGCCTGTTCGGCTCACAGCGGGCCCTGAAGACCGTGGAGGACTTCACCGAGTTCGAGCAGCGCGCGGCGTACTTCGATGGCGACCCGGTCATCGCGACAAAGAAAGGGGTCAACATCCTCGAGCGGGGCAGCCAGGTACACTTCATGGCGGAGGTCCAGGCTCTCCTCGACTTCCCGCCGGCCCCCAAGCTCCGCTTCGACGGGAAGCTGGACCCGAAGAAGGCCACCCAGCAGGAGCTGCGCGGACAGACGCTCTTCTTCGGCAAGGCGCAGTGCTCCGTGTGCCACCTCCCGCCGTATTACACAGACAACCTGATGCACAACCTGCAGGCGGAGCGCTTCTACAAGCCCCGGCTGGTGAACGGCGCGGTGATGGGCTCCGATGGCCCCATCAAGACATTCCCCCTGCGAGGCATCAAGGACTCTCCGCCCTATCTCCATGATGGGCGGCTCATGACGCTGGAGGACACGGTGGAGTTCTTCAACCTCGTGCTGGAGACCCGGCTCAACGCGCAGGAGAAGAAGGACCTGGTCGCGTTCATGCGCACGCTCTGA
- a CDS encoding DUF6624 domain-containing protein: MRRIIALLAALNLVACAHGGGAAPEAASATKPAAPKPVATPEAKAAASEASGLAMKGDNARALPLFRSAWEGGVRSRNLAYNAACAASLLAEREEALVWLERAVEEGFDDAKHLHKDPDLSNVRSLPGYAALEQRVIAAEAKQYEAADPVLRDELLKRMDEDQAARSALVASNFQDEAAKAKMMDVDARNTTWLKGVIAKQGWPGSALVGRRGTFAAWLLVQHADQDVAFQSEVLPMLEKSVARGEGSAKDLAYLTDRVLVNTGKPQRYATQLEEVDGKTVPKALEDPEKVNERRAAVGLDTLEEYIAAFERMKAAATQQKP; encoded by the coding sequence ATGCGTCGCATCATCGCCCTGCTTGCCGCGCTGAACCTGGTTGCATGTGCCCACGGTGGTGGCGCCGCGCCGGAAGCCGCCTCGGCCACGAAGCCCGCGGCGCCAAAGCCCGTCGCCACGCCTGAGGCGAAAGCGGCTGCCTCCGAGGCATCCGGACTGGCCATGAAGGGCGACAACGCGCGCGCCCTTCCCCTGTTCCGAAGCGCTTGGGAAGGCGGGGTGCGCAGCAGGAACCTGGCCTACAACGCGGCCTGCGCGGCGTCCTTGCTGGCGGAGCGCGAGGAGGCGCTGGTCTGGCTGGAGCGCGCCGTGGAGGAAGGCTTCGATGACGCGAAGCACCTCCATAAGGACCCTGACCTGAGCAACGTTCGGAGCCTGCCCGGCTACGCGGCGCTGGAGCAGCGAGTCATCGCCGCCGAGGCGAAGCAGTACGAGGCCGCGGACCCTGTGCTGCGGGACGAGTTGCTCAAGCGCATGGACGAGGACCAGGCGGCGCGCAGTGCCCTCGTCGCCTCGAACTTCCAGGATGAGGCCGCCAAGGCGAAGATGATGGACGTCGATGCGCGCAACACCACCTGGCTCAAGGGCGTCATCGCGAAGCAGGGCTGGCCGGGAAGCGCCCTGGTGGGCCGGCGCGGTACCTTTGCCGCGTGGTTGCTGGTGCAGCACGCGGACCAGGATGTGGCCTTTCAGAGCGAGGTCCTTCCGATGCTGGAGAAGTCCGTGGCGCGAGGGGAGGGCTCCGCGAAGGACCTCGCGTACCTCACGGACCGGGTGCTGGTGAATACCGGCAAGCCGCAGCGCTACGCCACCCAGTTGGAGGAGGTGGATGGAAAGACGGTGCCCAAGGCGCTGGAGGACCCCGAGAAGGTGAACGAGCGGCGCGCCGCCGTGGGGCTCGATACGCTGGAGGAATACATCGCGGCCTTCGAGCGGATGAAGGCCGCCGCCACCCAGCAGAAGCCCTGA